The following coding sequences are from one Paenibacillus sp. FSL R5-0912 window:
- a CDS encoding peptidylprolyl isomerase, with protein sequence MKLARIRLEQGQEIRLELFDQETPGTVANFEKLANSGFYNGLTFQRVVRGFVAQGGCPEGTGRGGTDKIACETQGNPHKHVRGALSMAHFGPGTGSCQFFICYDAFDYLDGWHTVFGRVIEGMEHADALRRGDLIQEISVWDAGIPQL encoded by the coding sequence ATGAAGCTGGCTCGAATAAGACTGGAACAAGGACAAGAGATCCGGCTCGAATTATTTGACCAGGAGACCCCCGGAACCGTAGCCAATTTTGAAAAGCTCGCGAACAGCGGCTTCTACAACGGTCTGACTTTTCAGCGCGTTGTCCGCGGCTTTGTCGCCCAGGGCGGCTGTCCGGAGGGTACCGGCCGGGGCGGCACGGACAAAATCGCCTGTGAAACGCAAGGCAATCCGCATAAACATGTGCGCGGGGCGTTATCCATGGCCCATTTCGGGCCGGGCACGGGCTCCTGCCAGTTTTTTATCTGCTACGATGCGTTCGATTATCTTGACGGCTGGCATACGGTGTTCGGCAGAGTAATAGAGGGAATGGAGCATGCGGATGCCCTACGGCGCGGGGATCTCATACAGGAGATCAGCGTATGGGATGCCGGCATTCCTCAGCTGTAA
- a CDS encoding Hsp20/alpha crystallin family protein, whose protein sequence is MFDLVPFGKRRDDAFGVLAKSLNEVFNDDFFAPLTSSTLSFRTDIRESEGAYLIEAELPGFKKEEIDIDYTSPYLTIKAVRKEENSEENKEHQTVRRERRYGEYVRRFYVQDIAEEGIRASLKDGMLSLEVPKRQKSQGKRIEIQDGGHSSDAQLQ, encoded by the coding sequence ATGTTTGATTTGGTTCCTTTTGGTAAACGCAGAGATGATGCTTTTGGTGTGCTGGCTAAGTCGCTTAACGAAGTGTTTAATGATGATTTCTTTGCACCGCTGACAAGCTCCACGCTGTCCTTCCGGACAGACATCCGCGAGAGTGAAGGGGCGTATCTGATTGAGGCCGAGCTTCCGGGCTTCAAAAAAGAAGAAATCGACATCGATTATACCAGCCCTTACTTGACGATCAAGGCAGTACGCAAAGAAGAGAACAGCGAGGAGAACAAGGAACATCAGACTGTGCGCCGGGAACGGCGGTATGGTGAGTATGTGCGCCGCTTCTACGTTCAGGATATTGCGGAGGAAGGTATCCGCGCTTCACTCAAAGACGGGATGCTGAGCCTGGAAGTGCCGAAACGGCAGAAGTCGCAGGGCAAACGGATTGAAATTCAGGATGGCGGACATTCTTCAGACGCGCAGCTTCAGTAA
- a CDS encoding DnaJ C-terminal domain-containing protein encodes MAANYYETLGVGRQASKQEIKKAYQKLAKKWHPDVNKAPEAEARFKEAAEAYEVLGDEERRKIYDEELRYGAGYAGARGPRSGGTASSASWESPFGAGWSSGAASGSSIPEEDLFGMFFGSRGAADRAGFDFFSGSGGVRQGGSPWADEFSTMQAQLEITLEQAYKGGNISVQAAGKDLSVQIPARSSEGTVIRVPGGGSGAGQGGDLLVSLHLLPHDIYEPDGGGDLLGTVEIAPWQAVLGGEAKVALPDGSQVKLKIPAGMAGGRTLRLSGKGLKRPNGTNGDILFRIEIVIPADTSEAEKKLYRQLADSGSFQAGAKRQPPGGAQRRRATTG; translated from the coding sequence GTGGCGGCAAATTATTACGAGACTCTGGGCGTCGGCAGGCAGGCCTCGAAGCAGGAGATCAAAAAAGCTTATCAGAAGCTGGCTAAGAAGTGGCATCCCGATGTCAACAAAGCCCCGGAGGCAGAAGCCAGATTCAAGGAAGCAGCCGAAGCGTATGAAGTGCTGGGTGATGAAGAGAGGCGGAAAATCTATGATGAGGAGCTGCGCTACGGGGCCGGCTACGCTGGGGCAAGGGGTCCGCGGAGCGGCGGGACAGCCTCCTCCGCGTCCTGGGAATCGCCTTTTGGCGCGGGCTGGAGCAGCGGCGCTGCTTCCGGCAGCAGTATTCCCGAAGAGGATCTGTTCGGGATGTTCTTCGGCAGCCGGGGGGCAGCGGACCGCGCCGGCTTCGATTTCTTCTCCGGCAGTGGCGGTGTCCGCCAAGGGGGAAGCCCTTGGGCGGATGAGTTCAGTACGATGCAGGCCCAGCTTGAGATTACGCTGGAGCAGGCATACAAAGGCGGAAATATCAGCGTTCAGGCTGCAGGCAAAGACCTGAGTGTGCAGATTCCGGCACGCTCGTCCGAAGGGACGGTGATCCGGGTTCCCGGCGGCGGAAGCGGGGCGGGACAGGGAGGCGACCTGCTGGTCTCGCTGCATCTCCTGCCCCATGACATCTATGAACCGGACGGCGGCGGGGATTTACTCGGCACGGTAGAGATTGCCCCCTGGCAGGCTGTGCTTGGCGGAGAAGCCAAGGTGGCCCTGCCGGACGGCAGCCAGGTGAAATTGAAGATCCCCGCAGGTATGGCAGGCGGCCGAACGCTGCGCCTCTCCGGCAAGGGGCTTAAGCGTCCTAATGGAACGAATGGTGACATCCTGTTCCGGATCGAGATCGTTATTCCGGCGGATACCTCGGAAGCGGAGAAGAAGCTGTACCGCCAGCTGGCCGATTCCGGCAGCTTCCAGGCCGGAGCCAAACGGCAGCCTCCCGGCGGGGCACAGCGGCGCAGAGCGACAACGGGGTAA
- a CDS encoding glycosyltransferase family 2 protein: protein MNGNRTLVLLGSPIHQKPAILEQFLNSLLRLNLTNIELHFYLIDDNPDEASSQLLQQFAQSGRTVFLQSSGFHDAYIRDDTTHFWNSNLVWKVAGFKNLMIRRAEAFGYDYLFLIDSDLILHPDTLLHLIRTDKDIISEVFWTQWQPGTLLQPQVWMHDEYNQWEVLPGEQLSHDEINRRFHAFLMKMQQPGIYEVGGLGACTLISSRAIASGASYDRIHNISYWGEDRHFCIRAAALGIPLYVDTHYPALHLYRDSDLLKVPEFIRQTSGAEAGAGPESPDAPETVGGDGKAERDARYRAELEREGKGEAITRPNGQHEAERSDAELNEAELGHEARNAPGAGRGDADEAGAQAGGAEAEAAAREVAPSDSSGAADGSDMHGAADAAPADKRALDASAEWDALWTEAEARRRLSKEPLPEGGGEIELPGSGPAADADAAAAGGADAADGADAARRGAEHGAATGFSGAAANSAAVRRPKLTLTMIVKNEGSRFLRQVLQEHRKYIDEAVIIDDGSTDDTADICREVLQGIPLHLIRNNVSRFSNESELRKQQWEAVLQTNPEWILSLDADEIFEAGFPEEVDGLLRTDNCDLFCFRLYDFWDDTHYREDMYWRSHQSYRPFLLRYREDFTYLWNDLPQHCGRLPENIFELSHQLSNLRLKHLGWSKPEYRLEKYLRYMLLDPDGQYGWKEQYLSILDQHPHLMPWSE from the coding sequence ATGAACGGGAACCGGACCCTAGTTCTGCTTGGCAGCCCGATCCATCAAAAACCGGCAATTCTTGAGCAATTCCTGAATTCTCTGCTGCGCCTGAACCTGACCAATATTGAGCTGCATTTCTATCTGATTGATGACAACCCGGACGAAGCTTCGAGTCAACTGCTCCAGCAGTTCGCCCAGAGCGGCAGAACGGTCTTCCTGCAATCTTCAGGATTTCATGATGCTTATATCCGCGATGATACGACCCATTTCTGGAATTCCAATCTGGTCTGGAAGGTGGCCGGGTTCAAGAACCTGATGATCCGGCGGGCCGAAGCCTTCGGCTATGATTATCTGTTCCTGATCGACTCCGATCTGATTCTTCATCCGGATACACTGCTGCATCTGATCCGTACGGACAAGGACATAATCTCTGAGGTATTCTGGACCCAGTGGCAGCCGGGTACTCTGCTGCAGCCGCAGGTCTGGATGCATGACGAATACAACCAGTGGGAGGTGCTCCCGGGAGAGCAGCTCTCACATGATGAGATCAACCGGCGCTTCCACGCCTTCCTGATGAAGATGCAGCAGCCGGGAATCTATGAAGTCGGCGGGCTCGGCGCCTGCACCCTGATCAGCAGCCGTGCTATCGCTTCCGGTGCCAGCTACGACCGGATTCACAACATCTCCTACTGGGGAGAAGACCGCCATTTCTGCATCCGTGCAGCGGCGCTTGGCATTCCGCTGTATGTCGATACCCACTACCCGGCGCTGCATCTCTACAGGGACAGCGACCTGCTCAAGGTGCCGGAGTTCATCCGGCAGACTTCAGGCGCGGAGGCTGGAGCGGGACCGGAGTCGCCGGATGCGCCGGAGACGGTGGGGGGTGACGGGAAAGCGGAGCGGGATGCGCGGTATAGGGCGGAGCTTGAGCGGGAAGGGAAGGGCGAAGCGATCACAAGGCCGAATGGGCAACACGAGGCGGAGCGGAGCGATGCCGAGTTAAATGAGGCAGAGCTAGGGCACGAGGCGCGGAATGCGCCGGGGGCGGGACGGGGTGACGCGGACGAAGCTGGCGCTCAGGCCGGCGGCGCGGAAGCTGAAGCCGCGGCGCGCGAGGTTGCGCCTTCGGACAGCAGCGGCGCGGCAGACGGTTCAGACATGCATGGCGCTGCCGATGCAGCGCCCGCGGACAAAAGAGCGCTGGATGCGAGCGCGGAGTGGGATGCGCTGTGGACCGAGGCGGAGGCCCGGCGGCGCTTGTCCAAGGAGCCGCTGCCAGAGGGCGGCGGCGAGATCGAGCTGCCGGGCAGCGGTCCGGCAGCGGACGCTGATGCGGCTGCGGCCGGAGGCGCGGACGCGGCAGACGGTGCAGATGCAGCAAGGCGGGGCGCTGAGCATGGAGCGGCGACCGGCTTCTCCGGAGCGGCTGCTAATTCAGCAGCTGTCCGGCGGCCCAAGCTGACGCTTACGATGATCGTCAAGAATGAGGGCTCGCGGTTTCTGCGGCAGGTTCTGCAGGAGCACCGCAAATATATCGATGAAGCCGTCATTATCGATGATGGCAGCACGGATGACACGGCGGATATCTGCCGGGAGGTACTTCAGGGCATTCCGCTGCATCTGATACGCAACAACGTCTCCAGATTCAGCAATGAATCCGAGCTGCGCAAGCAGCAGTGGGAGGCGGTCCTTCAGACGAATCCGGAGTGGATTCTGAGTCTGGATGCTGATGAAATTTTCGAGGCCGGATTCCCGGAAGAAGTGGATGGCTTGCTGCGTACGGACAATTGTGACTTGTTCTGCTTCCGGCTCTACGATTTCTGGGATGACACTCATTACCGCGAAGATATGTACTGGCGGTCCCATCAGAGCTACCGGCCGTTCCTGCTCCGCTACCGGGAAGACTTCACTTATCTCTGGAACGATCTGCCGCAGCATTGCGGGCGGCTGCCGGAGAATATTTTTGAGCTGTCCCATCAGTTAAGCAATCTGCGGCTGAAGCATCTCGGCTGGTCGAAGCCGGAATATCGGCTGGAGAAATATCTGCGCTATATGCTGCTGGACCCGGACGGCCAATATGGCTGGAAGGAACAATACCTGTCTATCCTCGACCAGCATCCCCATCTGATGCCCTGGAGCGAATAG
- a CDS encoding GNAT family N-acetyltransferase — translation MTRHSALVTGKKVYLRPLNGEDAELYYHMFYGTEVRRLTGTKKHITKEQIENYIARKSGDDSTVLLLIALRETDEVIGDIAIQDIDPDNRSANLRIAIGEERHQGQGYGREALLLILDYGFGILNLHRIELEVYSYNARAAHVYESIGFVREGVRRQTLYYNHEYHDVIMMGMLDSEYRERYVK, via the coding sequence ATGACCAGACATTCAGCGCTTGTAACAGGCAAAAAGGTATATCTGCGCCCGCTTAACGGGGAAGACGCCGAATTGTATTACCATATGTTCTACGGCACGGAAGTCCGCAGACTTACAGGTACGAAAAAGCATATCACCAAAGAGCAGATAGAGAATTATATCGCGCGCAAATCAGGGGACGACAGTACGGTGCTGCTGCTTATCGCCCTTAGGGAGACTGATGAGGTGATCGGCGATATCGCCATTCAGGATATAGACCCTGACAACCGCAGTGCAAATCTGCGGATCGCCATCGGTGAGGAGCGGCATCAAGGACAAGGGTATGGACGGGAAGCACTGCTGCTGATACTGGACTACGGCTTCGGCATTCTGAATCTGCACCGGATTGAGCTGGAGGTCTATAGCTATAATGCCCGCGCTGCGCATGTGTATGAATCAATCGGTTTTGTCCGTGAGGGTGTACGGCGCCAGACGCTCTATTATAACCATGAGTACCATGATGTGATTATGATGGGCATGCTGGATAGCGAATACCGTGAGCGGTATGTGAAATAG
- a CDS encoding transposase, with translation MLGLFFLGIKKGVPPQVLEDIGDQTNTRERKEVIPIYSIRQEELFSFKELFLMRPEDKYSQIFEHLDLAKVLHVLRKKNNRGRPEQLNVPAMIYSLLIAKMENIEFVSSLVWRLTHSEEFRAQCRFTGSDNIPSESSYSRLIHALEQTGMLEKLQDTLVTSALEEGFVTGTHLAVDSSMVEAWDCQFSESAAKRRAARRGQKPNEAPGVQQLQFKLPEPEPEAAVNEPPKKPVYDKRGRPTNAERERRRQEQEAYDQSLGPFQKTIEAMLPYTYDELLAALPRHAARCDKKNTKGRMTSYYGFKANLLVDTDCQYILSGLFSSANPNDQRMAVILLKGLPLKFPTLKVKHILGDKGYDCASIYQLIHSLGAYPAIPMIHRKDPPEGMNVDYTPVCSQGHAYRYDSFDAKYETLKYTQPSECKGCPLLGSGCQKVFKIRIQTDLRKHTYPARGSESFTELYKKRTAVERVFAYLKEYFGMKRTRHRGVRASVDFQLSTLAYNLSKFALDKLNKQLSKSQQVA, from the coding sequence TTGCTGGGACTGTTTTTTTTAGGCATAAAAAAAGGAGTACCTCCCCAAGTTCTCGAAGATATAGGCGACCAAACCAACACCCGAGAACGAAAAGAGGTAATCCCTATCTATTCCATTCGACAAGAAGAACTGTTTTCCTTCAAGGAATTGTTCCTGATGCGCCCGGAAGATAAATACAGCCAAATCTTTGAACACTTAGATCTCGCCAAGGTTCTGCACGTTCTTCGGAAAAAGAACAACCGGGGCCGGCCCGAACAACTGAATGTACCTGCCATGATCTATTCCTTGCTCATCGCTAAAATGGAGAACATCGAGTTTGTTTCTTCCCTGGTCTGGCGTCTTACCCATAGCGAAGAGTTTCGGGCGCAGTGCCGATTTACCGGCTCCGATAATATCCCGAGCGAATCTTCGTATTCCCGTTTGATTCATGCGCTGGAGCAAACGGGGATGCTTGAAAAACTGCAGGATACCTTGGTGACCTCTGCCCTAGAAGAAGGCTTTGTAACCGGCACACATCTTGCCGTGGATTCCTCCATGGTCGAGGCTTGGGATTGCCAATTTAGCGAATCGGCCGCCAAGCGCCGTGCGGCTCGCCGAGGGCAAAAGCCAAACGAGGCTCCAGGAGTCCAGCAACTTCAGTTCAAACTTCCCGAGCCTGAGCCTGAGGCGGCTGTGAACGAACCACCGAAGAAACCCGTCTACGACAAGCGTGGACGTCCAACGAATGCGGAAAGGGAACGCCGGCGTCAGGAACAGGAAGCGTATGACCAAAGTCTCGGACCGTTTCAGAAAACCATTGAAGCGATGTTACCTTACACGTATGACGAACTGCTGGCCGCGCTGCCCCGGCATGCCGCGCGTTGTGACAAGAAAAATACGAAGGGTCGAATGACGAGCTACTACGGGTTCAAGGCGAATCTGCTCGTCGATACGGACTGCCAGTATATCTTGAGCGGCCTCTTTAGTTCGGCGAATCCGAATGACCAGCGCATGGCCGTTATTCTTCTCAAAGGCCTGCCCCTGAAGTTTCCCACACTGAAGGTAAAGCATATCTTGGGCGACAAAGGGTACGACTGCGCGTCTATCTACCAGTTGATTCATTCGTTAGGTGCCTATCCGGCGATTCCCATGATTCACCGCAAAGATCCGCCCGAGGGAATGAACGTGGACTACACGCCGGTATGCTCCCAAGGACATGCCTACCGCTACGACAGTTTTGATGCCAAGTACGAAACGCTGAAGTATACCCAGCCGAGCGAGTGCAAAGGCTGCCCACTACTGGGTTCCGGATGCCAAAAGGTGTTTAAAATCCGCATCCAAACGGATTTGCGTAAGCATACCTATCCCGCAAGAGGGAGCGAAAGCTTTACAGAGCTGTACAAAAAGCGTACGGCAGTGGAGCGTGTTTTTGCCTATCTCAAAGAGTATTTCGGCATGAAACGCACACGTCACCGCGGCGTACGGGCAAGTGTCGATTTCCAGCTCAGTACACTAGCTTACAATCTTAGTAAGTTTGCATTGGACAAGTTGAACAAACAGTTGAGCAAATCCCAGCAAGTAGCCTAA
- the clpB gene encoding ATP-dependent chaperone ClpB: protein MDFNKLTQKLQEAVAEAQSLAAASGHQEIDNLHLLKALLQQHEGLLPRLLQKMNIPAAELLQGTEALLQRKPSVSGSGAGTMRRYASPALIAMLEQAEKEAAKMQDEFVAVEHAVLAMVSDSGSGNRELRGLFTGMGVTREKLLGVLAEIRGHQRVTSREPEATYEVLEKYGRDLVAEVRAGKIDPVIGRDAEIRRVIRILSRKTKNNPVLIGEPGVGKTAIVEGLAHRIVRRDVPEGLKDKTIFSLDMSALIAGAKYRGEFEERLQAVLKEIRESDGRIILFIDELHTIVGAGKTEGAMDAGNMLKPMLARGELHCIGATTLDEYRKYIEKDPALERRFQQVLVSEPDVEDTISILRGLKERFEVHHGVKIYDSALVAAGVLSNRYITDRFLPDKAIDLVDEACAMIRTEIDSMPGEMDEVTRRLMQMEIEEAALKKETDDASARRLEILQRELADLKEKHLGMTVRWEKEKSAIQGIRELKKRLEQARKDLVDAQEIYDLNKSAELSYGIIPDLERQLKAAEEAAQQDQETRLLREAVTEEEIADIVSRWTGVPVSRLVEGERDKLLRLEDTLHERVVGQDEAVRLVADAVLRARAGIKDPNRPIGSFLFLGPTGVGKTELAKALAVSLFDREDGMIRIDMSEYMEKHSVSRLVGAPPGYVGYEEGGQLTEAVRRQPYTVVLLDEVEKAHPDVFNILLQLLDDGRLTDSQGRVVDFKNTIIIMTSNIGSPHLIQGTDDNGELTEAVKDRVMKELSGHFRPEFLNRVDDIVMFKPLTLGETQQIVVKLVNGLRLRLAERGIGLTLSDKAVRFIAEEGFDSVYGARPLKRFIQRSLETRVARALIAGEAEEGSVLTVDEADGELTVTIVKPETAKTVG from the coding sequence ATGGATTTCAACAAGCTTACACAGAAGCTGCAGGAAGCCGTCGCAGAGGCCCAGTCCCTGGCTGCGGCCAGCGGACATCAGGAGATTGATAATCTTCATCTGCTGAAGGCACTGCTTCAACAGCATGAGGGCCTGCTGCCGAGGCTGCTGCAGAAGATGAATATTCCTGCTGCTGAGCTGCTGCAGGGTACAGAGGCGCTGCTTCAGCGGAAGCCCAGCGTAAGCGGAAGCGGAGCGGGCACGATGCGGCGGTATGCCTCGCCCGCGCTGATTGCCATGCTGGAGCAGGCCGAGAAGGAAGCGGCCAAGATGCAGGACGAATTCGTAGCCGTAGAGCATGCCGTGCTGGCGATGGTCTCGGATTCCGGCAGCGGGAACCGCGAGCTGCGCGGGCTGTTCACGGGCATGGGCGTTACCCGGGAGAAGTTGCTCGGGGTGCTGGCCGAGATCCGCGGACACCAGCGGGTGACGAGCCGGGAGCCGGAGGCCACCTATGAGGTGCTGGAGAAATACGGCCGGGATCTGGTGGCCGAGGTGCGGGCGGGCAAGATTGATCCCGTGATCGGACGCGATGCGGAGATTCGCCGGGTCATCCGTATTCTCTCCCGCAAGACCAAGAACAATCCTGTGCTGATCGGGGAGCCCGGCGTAGGTAAAACCGCGATTGTAGAAGGGCTGGCTCACCGGATTGTGCGCCGGGATGTGCCGGAGGGGCTGAAGGATAAGACGATTTTCTCACTGGATATGAGCGCACTGATTGCCGGTGCCAAATACCGCGGGGAATTCGAAGAGCGGCTGCAGGCCGTACTGAAGGAAATCCGTGAGAGTGACGGCCGGATTATTCTGTTCATTGATGAGCTGCATACGATTGTCGGTGCCGGTAAGACCGAAGGGGCCATGGACGCGGGCAACATGCTGAAGCCGATGCTGGCCCGGGGTGAGCTGCATTGTATCGGGGCGACGACGCTGGATGAGTACCGCAAATATATCGAGAAGGACCCGGCGCTGGAACGCCGCTTCCAGCAGGTGCTGGTCAGCGAGCCGGATGTCGAGGATACCATTTCGATTCTGCGCGGCTTGAAGGAACGCTTCGAGGTGCATCACGGGGTCAAAATCTATGACAGCGCTCTGGTAGCAGCAGGTGTGCTGTCTAACCGTTATATCACGGACCGTTTCCTGCCGGATAAGGCGATTGACCTGGTCGATGAAGCCTGCGCAATGATCCGCACGGAGATTGACTCCATGCCCGGTGAGATGGATGAGGTAACCCGCCGCCTGATGCAGATGGAGATTGAAGAAGCCGCGCTCAAAAAGGAAACCGACGATGCCAGCGCGCGCCGTCTGGAGATTCTGCAGCGGGAGCTGGCCGACCTCAAGGAGAAGCATCTGGGCATGACCGTCCGCTGGGAGAAGGAAAAGTCGGCGATCCAGGGCATCCGCGAGCTGAAGAAGCGGTTAGAGCAGGCGCGCAAGGATCTGGTCGATGCACAGGAGATCTATGATCTGAATAAGTCGGCTGAGCTAAGCTATGGGATTATTCCTGATCTGGAGCGGCAGCTGAAGGCCGCAGAGGAAGCCGCGCAGCAGGATCAGGAGACCCGGCTGCTGCGCGAAGCCGTGACGGAAGAGGAGATCGCCGATATCGTCTCCCGCTGGACCGGCGTTCCGGTCAGCCGCCTCGTGGAAGGCGAGCGGGATAAGCTGCTGCGGCTCGAAGATACGCTGCATGAGCGGGTAGTCGGGCAGGATGAGGCCGTCCGGCTGGTCGCAGATGCTGTGCTCCGGGCAAGAGCAGGCATCAAGGACCCGAACCGCCCCATCGGTTCGTTCCTGTTCCTGGGGCCGACCGGGGTCGGTAAGACCGAGCTGGCTAAGGCGCTGGCGGTATCGCTGTTTGACCGCGAGGACGGTATGATCCGTATCGACATGTCGGAGTACATGGAGAAGCACAGTGTCTCCCGCCTCGTCGGTGCTCCCCCGGGATATGTCGGCTATGAAGAAGGCGGCCAGCTGACCGAAGCGGTACGGCGCCAGCCGTATACTGTTGTGCTGCTGGATGAGGTGGAGAAAGCCCACCCCGATGTCTTCAACATTCTCCTGCAGCTGCTGGATGACGGTCGGCTGACCGACTCGCAAGGCCGGGTGGTCGACTTCAAGAACACGATCATCATTATGACCTCTAATATCGGCTCGCCGCATCTGATTCAGGGTACCGATGACAACGGTGAGCTGACCGAAGCTGTTAAAGACCGGGTGATGAAGGAGCTGAGCGGCCACTTCCGTCCGGAGTTCCTCAACCGGGTGGACGATATCGTGATGTTCAAACCGCTGACGCTGGGCGAAACCCAGCAGATCGTGGTTAAGCTGGTGAACGGTCTGCGCCTCCGCCTGGCAGAACGGGGCATTGGCCTTACGCTGAGTGACAAGGCCGTCCGCTTCATTGCCGAGGAAGGCTTTGATTCCGTGTACGGCGCAAGACCGCTGAAGCGGTTCATCCAGCGCAGTCTGGAGACCCGGGTGGCGCGTGCGCTGATCGCCGGAGAAGCAGAGGAAGGCTCAGTGCTGACGGTGGACGAAGCTGACGGTGAATTGACTGTCACTATAGTGAAACCGGAAACTGCGAAGACGGTTGGCTGA
- a CDS encoding DUF2569 domain-containing protein translates to MAKAGLGIIFFVIGFILHRTYAADPNVIISIVIGGLGGIIGWATGGLIRPLRVKKARPADDEAAAASEGVLESSDQPADESEPSGSGGWLGLFAIGIVLSLFAGVRMLYGNFSLFGSEGLKLLTDPDSSYYVASMLPSLVIETVLVCIQVVMILFILYLGLKHKKLFKYISISFIVYNILLNTIDTFMFSHVQTTLSGIIPDDTSYTDIFRSFIYAVIWIPYFLRSKRVKNTFIY, encoded by the coding sequence GTGGCAAAAGCAGGACTGGGCATTATCTTCTTCGTCATAGGTTTTATTCTACATAGAACTTATGCAGCAGATCCTAACGTTATTATTTCTATTGTGATTGGAGGGCTTGGAGGAATTATCGGGTGGGCGACCGGCGGATTAATTAGGCCATTGCGCGTCAAGAAAGCTAGACCAGCTGATGATGAGGCCGCCGCTGCTTCCGAAGGGGTCCTGGAATCCTCAGACCAGCCCGCAGATGAATCAGAGCCTTCCGGCTCCGGAGGCTGGTTAGGACTTTTCGCAATAGGTATTGTTCTCTCACTCTTCGCGGGTGTGCGAATGCTTTATGGTAATTTCTCATTATTCGGCTCTGAAGGCCTTAAGCTTCTTACCGACCCTGACAGTAGCTACTACGTCGCTTCAATGCTTCCTAGTCTTGTGATAGAAACGGTATTAGTATGTATTCAGGTCGTAATGATCCTGTTCATTCTGTACCTGGGTCTCAAACATAAAAAATTATTCAAATACATATCTATATCTTTCATTGTATATAACATCTTACTTAATACCATAGATACCTTCATGTTCAGCCATGTACAGACTACTCTTTCCGGTATCATACCGGATGATACCTCTTATACGGATATCTTCCGGTCCTTCATTTATGCTGTGATCTGGATCCCCTATTTCCTGCGGTCAAAGAGAGTCAAGAATACGTTTATTTATTAA